The Nitrospira tepida genome includes a window with the following:
- a CDS encoding IS3 family transposase (programmed frameshift) — MAPKRKTHSEEFKARVAVEAIKGVRTLSELSAVHGVHPTVIAHWKRQLLDGAPEVFRRGLAGTGRSEEVVTAPLYQEIGRLKMELEWLRKKLLSVPRETRRGWIHADPGAVSIVQQCVVAGLARSTYYYEPVPERAENLTLMRLIDELYLQRPFYGVPRMTDWLQRLGHVVNHKRVARLMRVMGLQAVLPGPHTSRRQPAHPTYPYLLRELAVERPNHVWCADITYVPMRRGFLYLVAVLDWYSRYVLAWALSNTLDALFCLEALENALGSGQPEIFNTDQGAQFTSDEFTGRLEGAGVRISMDGRGRALDNIFVERLWRSVKYEEIYLRDDADGAEAWAGLQRYFLFYNTERRHQSLGRRTPAEVHFG, encoded by the exons ATGGCCCCAAAACGGAAGACCCATTCGGAGGAGTTCAAAGCGCGGGTGGCAGTGGAGGCGATCAAGGGGGTGCGGACCCTGAGTGAATTGAGTGCCGTCCATGGTGTGCACCCGACGGTGATTGCCCATTGGAAGCGACAGTTGCTAGACGGGGCGCCGGAGGTGTTCCGGCGAGGTCTGGCGGGCACGGGGCGTAGCGAGGAGGTGGTGACGGCCCCGCTGTACCAGGAGATCGGCCGCCTGAAGATGGAGCTGGAGTGGCTGCGAAAAAAGCTCT TGAGCGTGCCGCGGGAGACCCGCCGCGGATGGATCCACGCCGACCCGGGTGCCGTGTCGATCGTGCAGCAGTGTGTGGTGGCGGGCCTGGCGCGCTCGACCTACTACTACGAGCCAGTGCCCGAACGGGCCGAGAATCTGACGTTGATGCGGCTGATCGATGAACTGTACTTGCAACGGCCGTTTTACGGAGTGCCCCGGATGACCGATTGGCTGCAGCGATTGGGCCACGTGGTCAACCACAAGCGGGTGGCGCGGCTGATGCGGGTGATGGGGTTGCAAGCGGTGCTGCCGGGCCCGCACACGAGCCGCCGGCAGCCCGCGCATCCGACGTATCCCTATCTGCTGCGGGAGCTGGCGGTGGAGCGGCCGAACCACGTGTGGTGTGCGGACATCACGTATGTGCCGATGCGGCGCGGGTTCCTGTACCTGGTCGCGGTGCTGGACTGGTACAGCCGCTACGTGCTGGCGTGGGCGCTCTCCAACACGCTGGACGCGCTGTTCTGCCTGGAAGCGTTGGAGAACGCGTTGGGGAGCGGGCAGCCGGAGATCTTCAACACGGATCAAGGGGCGCAGTTTACAAGCGACGAGTTCACGGGGCGGCTGGAGGGCGCGGGCGTCCGCATCAGCATGGACGGGCGCGGCCGGGCCTTGGACAATATCTTTGTGGAACGGCTGTGGCGGAGCGTGAAGTACGAGGAGATCTACCTGCGGGACGACGCCGACGGAGCCGAGGCCTGGGCCGGGTTGCAGCGGTATTTTCTGTTCTACAACACCGAACGACGGCACCAGAGCTTGGGCCGACGGACCCCGGCCGAGGTGCATTTTGGCTGA
- a CDS encoding HepT-like ribonuclease domain-containing protein, with translation MSRNWLFYLEDIVESARKIRRYTDGLTFVQFRSQDMVVDAVVRNLEIIGEAAKHLPEEAKTLTPDVDWSKAAGFRDVIAHGYFGLDLHVIGDVVQTKLPLLSQSAEQVLHQFRNRSQ, from the coding sequence GTGTCGCGTAACTGGCTGTTCTACCTTGAGGACATCGTCGAGAGTGCACGGAAAATTCGACGTTACACAGACGGCTTGACCTTCGTGCAGTTTCGCTCGCAGGACATGGTTGTTGACGCGGTTGTCCGCAATCTGGAGATCATTGGAGAAGCCGCGAAGCATCTGCCTGAGGAAGCGAAGACTCTGACACCCGATGTGGATTGGTCGAAGGCCGCCGGATTCCGTGACGTGATCGCTCATGGGTATTTTGGGTTGGACCTGCACGTCATCGGGGACGTGGTCCAAACGAAACTCCCGCTGCTCAGCCAATCGGCTGAGCAGGTCCTCCATCAGTTTAGGAATCGGTCCCAATAG
- a CDS encoding Lcl C-terminal domain-containing protein — translation MNIFLLHALRLVVLSIPLCFLLGCGGGDGGSASVNAQNTTTEQQILDKLNVLESKIDGLNLQGVTQNWDKNFPSASRFTVLANFGGVVAVRDNNTGLVWEKQPVAITRSWVEAIRDCVNKSVGSTVGWRLPSAIELKSLQDAGLPSPFVPTSTFTGVQSFPYWSATTVAENSTLAWLVDFAGGNVGWGGKTDTQHVWCVRGPMNADAY, via the coding sequence ATGAACATCTTCCTACTTCATGCCCTGCGATTGGTTGTTCTGAGCATCCCACTTTGTTTCTTGCTCGGGTGCGGTGGTGGTGATGGTGGATCGGCATCTGTCAATGCGCAGAATACCACTACCGAGCAACAGATTTTGGACAAACTCAACGTGCTCGAATCCAAGATAGACGGCCTGAACCTTCAGGGAGTCACTCAGAACTGGGACAAGAATTTCCCGAGTGCTTCGCGGTTTACCGTCTTAGCAAACTTTGGGGGAGTAGTAGCGGTAAGAGACAACAACACTGGATTGGTTTGGGAGAAGCAGCCTGTCGCCATCACCCGCTCTTGGGTCGAAGCGATCCGCGATTGTGTTAATAAGAGCGTTGGCAGCACGGTTGGGTGGCGGCTACCCTCGGCAATCGAATTGAAGAGCCTCCAAGACGCCGGGCTACCATCACCTTTTGTGCCAACGAGCACCTTTACAGGGGTCCAGTCATTCCCTTATTGGTCGGCGACTACCGTTGCCGAGAATTCTACGCTCGCATGGCTCGTGGACTTCGCAGGTGGCAACGTGGGCTGGGGAGGGAAAACCGACACCCAACATGTCTGGTGTGTGCGTGGTCCGATGAACGCGGATGCCTATTGA
- a CDS encoding UvrD-helicase domain-containing protein, whose protein sequence is MSWNEGLAGQALHIAQTNDSPLWVAAGPGTGKTFALMRRLARLLEIEGAPEIRTVW, encoded by the coding sequence ATGAGTTGGAATGAAGGGTTAGCTGGCCAAGCGCTTCATATCGCACAAACGAACGATTCGCCTCTCTGGGTAGCGGCTGGGCCAGGTACGGGGAAGACATTCGCTTTGATGAGAAGGCTAGCGAGGCTATTGGAGATAGAGGGGGCTCCGGAAATTCGGACAGTGTGGTAA
- a CDS encoding IS3 family transposase (programmed frameshift) — protein MKRTRRNHGATFKAQVALAAVKGDKTLAELAEQFSVHPTQITEWKQHLVGRAADVFGGTKPSSEAPDLKTLHAKIGQLALENGFFRRRAHQGGLAERKAMIDRTHQLPIGRQCQLLKLARSTVYYQPVPVSSETLALMRRVDELHLQYPFAGARMLRDVLRGEGHGVGRRHVATLMRRMGITAVYRKPRTSHRHPAHRIYPYLLRQLTITRPNHVWAADITYIPMQRGFVYLCAILDWASRRVLAWRLSNTLTTDFCVEAVREAITRYGCPEIFNTDQGCQFTSQEFTGLLTAHGIQISMDGTGRWRDNVFVERLWRSLKYEEVYLHAYETVTTAQQGLGRYLTFYNQTRPHRALDGRTPDRVYFDNLPARHTAA, from the exons ATGAAACGCACGAGACGGAATCATGGCGCCACCTTCAAGGCGCAGGTCGCATTGGCCGCGGTCAAAGGCGACAAGACGCTCGCCGAGTTGGCCGAGCAATTCAGCGTCCACCCCACTCAGATCACCGAATGGAAGCAGCACCTGGTGGGCCGGGCGGCGGACGTGTTTGGCGGGACGAAACCGTCGTCGGAGGCACCGGATCTCAAGACGCTTCATGCGAAGATCGGGCAACTGGCGTTGGAGAATG GATTTTTTAGAAGGCGCGCTCATCAAGGCGGGCTTGCTGAGCGCAAAGCGATGATCGATCGCACGCATCAATTACCAATCGGGCGGCAATGCCAACTGCTGAAGCTGGCCCGGTCCACGGTCTACTACCAGCCCGTGCCGGTGTCGTCGGAGACGCTGGCCCTGATGCGCCGGGTTGACGAACTGCATCTGCAGTATCCGTTTGCCGGCGCCCGGATGCTCCGGGATGTCCTCCGGGGCGAGGGCCATGGAGTCGGACGGCGCCATGTGGCGACGCTGATGCGGCGCATGGGGATCACGGCAGTCTACCGCAAACCCCGCACCAGTCACCGGCATCCCGCCCACCGGATCTATCCCTATCTGCTGCGCCAGCTCACGATCACGCGTCCGAACCACGTGTGGGCGGCGGATATCACCTACATCCCGATGCAGCGCGGCTTCGTCTATCTCTGTGCCATCCTGGACTGGGCCAGTCGCCGGGTGCTGGCGTGGCGGCTGTCCAATACGTTGACGACGGACTTCTGCGTGGAAGCCGTGCGGGAGGCGATCACCCGGTATGGTTGCCCGGAGATCTTCAACACCGATCAAGGCTGTCAGTTCACCAGTCAGGAATTCACCGGGCTTCTGACAGCCCACGGCATTCAGATCAGTATGGATGGAACCGGGCGTTGGCGCGACAATGTGTTCGTCGAACGGCTGTGGCGGAGCCTCAAATATGAAGAGGTCTATCTCCACGCCTACGAGACCGTTACCACGGCCCAACAGGGGTTAGGACGCTACCTGACTTTCTATAACCAGACGAGACCCCATCGGGCTCTTGACGGGCGGACGCCGGATCGCGTGTACTTTGACAACCTGCCCGCACGGCACACTGCCGCGTAG
- a CDS encoding helix-turn-helix domain-containing protein, which translates to MQHLINIKEAAQYTGLSPHTLYTMVSQRRIPFVKVGRLVKFDLDLLDKWIKQHTVMPMPNKLQT; encoded by the coding sequence ATGCAGCATTTAATCAACATAAAAGAGGCGGCTCAATACACGGGCCTGTCACCCCATACCCTCTACACGATGGTCAGTCAGCGGCGGATACCATTCGTGAAGGTGGGCCGGTTGGTCAAGTTCGATCTTGACCTGTTGGACAAATGGATCAAACAGCATACCGTGATGCCGATGCCCAACAAATTGCAAACTTGA
- a CDS encoding AAA family ATPase, translating into MPILSAVTIGASLLDVQTIIDGELPAVDWVVDRLIAKGDRVLVYGEPGSLKSWLMLDLGLHIAAGTPWLGHFEIPERKRVLYIDEEMSPRTLIRRVKRLIEGSDLETDSLPFKALTLCGVRFTDESVGTTLLAGLATHGFSPEVVIIETMRRVLHGSENNADEVGAFWRCVDLLRKEGRSLIITHHMKKPSMHGANESVYRASGSTDVLGGSDSAFAVEKLQANKVCVTCVRARNTPEASPFYVSLHDTGPETPASMRFEGQGGALVVPQSRVEEVANWIEEYLRDQQDQQATTAQIRQNLDTAHRVSSDRCEKALRRLRETGRVTQPVHGAYRIATQQEVASVTN; encoded by the coding sequence ATGCCGATTCTAAGTGCAGTGACAATAGGAGCAAGTCTGCTAGACGTTCAAACGATCATTGACGGTGAGCTACCAGCGGTAGATTGGGTGGTTGATCGGCTCATAGCGAAGGGTGACCGAGTACTGGTCTATGGTGAGCCTGGGTCACTGAAGTCATGGTTGATGCTCGACCTGGGCTTACATATCGCTGCTGGGACTCCCTGGCTGGGACATTTCGAGATTCCAGAAAGGAAGAGGGTTCTCTACATAGACGAGGAAATGAGCCCACGCACATTAATTCGACGAGTAAAGAGGCTGATCGAAGGGTCAGACCTAGAGACGGACTCCTTGCCCTTCAAGGCACTGACCCTTTGTGGGGTGAGGTTCACCGATGAGAGTGTGGGGACAACCCTCTTAGCTGGGCTCGCTACTCACGGGTTTAGCCCGGAGGTAGTGATCATTGAGACCATGAGAAGGGTTCTACATGGGAGTGAGAACAACGCCGATGAAGTAGGAGCCTTCTGGAGATGCGTTGATTTGCTCAGGAAAGAAGGGAGGAGTCTAATTATCACCCACCACATGAAAAAGCCTTCAATGCATGGTGCCAATGAGTCCGTTTATAGAGCTAGCGGTAGCACTGATGTGTTGGGAGGGTCAGACTCAGCCTTTGCAGTAGAAAAACTACAAGCCAATAAGGTCTGTGTGACATGCGTTAGAGCTCGCAATACACCTGAGGCATCACCGTTTTATGTTTCCCTACATGACACAGGGCCGGAAACACCGGCTTCAATGCGATTTGAGGGCCAAGGCGGTGCTCTAGTAGTGCCACAGAGCCGGGTTGAGGAGGTGGCCAACTGGATAGAGGAGTATCTGAGGGATCAGCAAGATCAGCAGGCGACGACTGCACAGATCCGGCAGAATCTAGACACGGCACATCGTGTATCAAGCGATAGATGCGAGAAAGCCCTTAGGAGGCTTAGAGAGACTGGCAGAGTTACCCAGCCGGTGCACGGAGCCTACCGTATAGCGACTCAACAGGAGGTTGCCAGTGTCACAAACTGA
- a CDS encoding DUF2283 domain-containing protein translates to MKVKYDEEVDVLTIEFSDAPVEESDEDKPGVILDYDKDGNIVGMEILNASKRVQNPKSVEYAVA, encoded by the coding sequence ATGAAGGTGAAATATGACGAAGAAGTGGACGTGCTGACGATCGAATTCAGTGATGCCCCAGTCGAGGAGAGCGACGAGGACAAGCCTGGTGTCATTCTGGACTATGACAAGGATGGGAACATCGTAGGTATGGAGATCCTCAACGCCTCGAAGCGGGTGCAGAATCCCAAGTCTGTCGAATACGCGGTAGCGTAA
- a CDS encoding nucleotidyltransferase family protein produces the protein MSKERILSLLASRREDILVKFGVRKLGIFGSAARDDMRSGSDVDILVEFQAPATFDQYMDLKAYLETLLGTTVDLVTEDALKPRMGPLVEKDLVRVA, from the coding sequence ATGAGCAAAGAGCGAATCCTGTCCCTCTTAGCCAGCCGGCGAGAAGACATTCTTGTGAAGTTTGGCGTGAGAAAACTGGGCATCTTCGGATCGGCCGCCCGGGATGACATGCGAAGCGGGAGCGACGTGGACATTCTGGTCGAGTTTCAGGCCCCCGCGACGTTCGATCAATACATGGACCTGAAAGCCTATCTCGAGACCCTGCTCGGGACGACCGTCGATCTCGTCACGGAAGATGCCCTGAAGCCGCGCATGGGCCCTCTCGTTGAGAAGGACCTGGTTCGTGTCGCGTAA